A single genomic interval of Zobellia nedashkovskayae harbors:
- a CDS encoding chorismate-binding protein: protein MPLDFFQKIESHLENKLPFVAYRKPNEKGVTAIFQEDEELHHLNDYLETGFVFAPFDSDRGAVLLKLDEIVSLAHFPEEANAPSQDIEIGIDTKQKDFHLELVKKGIAEIKAGSFDKVVLSRGIQLKTDASPLVLFQTLLHEYKTAFCYLWYHPKVGMWLGATPEILLTMHNRKLTTMSLAGTQDYGNDENPTWGNKELDEQQLVTNYIIKALEGKVSDLERTPTETVRAGSLMHLRTKISGIAKQEELGEVVKALHPTPAVCGMPKEKTKAFILKEENYDREFYTGFLGELNFKTERNRNNRPRNTENNVYRSISKNTTLFVNLRCMQLKEGNLQIYVGGGITKDSDPEKEWNETVAKSKTMLKVIMATE, encoded by the coding sequence ATGCCCTTGGATTTTTTTCAAAAAATTGAATCTCACCTAGAGAATAAATTACCTTTTGTAGCTTATCGTAAACCTAATGAGAAAGGCGTTACTGCCATTTTTCAAGAAGATGAAGAGTTGCATCACCTTAATGACTATTTAGAAACAGGATTTGTTTTTGCACCATTTGATTCCGATAGAGGAGCCGTACTCTTGAAATTGGACGAAATTGTTAGTCTTGCTCATTTCCCGGAAGAAGCTAATGCGCCATCACAAGACATTGAGATAGGAATAGACACAAAACAGAAGGATTTTCATCTGGAGTTGGTAAAGAAAGGTATTGCCGAAATCAAGGCGGGAAGTTTTGATAAAGTAGTGCTTTCAAGAGGTATACAGCTTAAAACAGATGCTTCTCCTTTAGTTTTATTTCAGACGCTCTTGCATGAATATAAGACCGCATTTTGTTATTTGTGGTATCATCCAAAGGTAGGGATGTGGCTTGGGGCAACTCCTGAAATTTTATTGACCATGCACAATAGAAAACTAACGACTATGTCATTAGCAGGCACCCAAGATTACGGTAACGACGAAAACCCTACTTGGGGCAACAAAGAGCTGGATGAACAGCAGTTGGTAACAAATTATATTATTAAAGCTTTGGAGGGTAAGGTTTCGGACTTGGAACGAACGCCAACAGAAACCGTAAGGGCCGGTTCTTTAATGCATCTTAGAACCAAAATATCTGGTATTGCAAAGCAAGAAGAACTTGGAGAGGTGGTAAAAGCGCTTCACCCAACACCTGCAGTCTGTGGTATGCCCAAAGAGAAAACAAAAGCATTTATTTTAAAGGAAGAAAACTATGACCGTGAATTTTATACCGGTTTTTTAGGCGAATTGAATTTTAAGACCGAAAGGAATAGAAACAATCGCCCTAGGAATACAGAGAACAATGTGTATCGTTCTATTTCTAAAAACACCACGCTTTTTGTGAATTTACGTTGTATGCAATTAAAGGAGGGTAACCTGCAGATTTATGTTGGTGGCGGAATTACTAAAGATTCGGACCCCGAAAAAGAGTGGAACGAGACGGTAGCTAAGAGCAAGACTATGCTTAAGGTGATAATGGCTACAGAGTAA
- a CDS encoding PaaI family thioesterase yields the protein MDAYKEKILKVCNESSKNTLMETLQIEYVDVGEDFLVGKMPVNSRVHQPDGVLHGGAMVALAESIGSMASYIFLDAQQFSIRGIEISANHVKGVRDGDVFAKATILHKGRTTQLWEIKITNEEGKLVSFCKLTTIALPKKK from the coding sequence ATGGACGCCTACAAGGAAAAAATACTGAAGGTTTGCAATGAATCTTCAAAAAACACACTGATGGAGACCCTACAAATTGAATACGTAGATGTGGGTGAAGATTTTTTGGTTGGAAAAATGCCTGTAAACTCGCGAGTTCACCAACCAGATGGAGTTTTACACGGTGGAGCTATGGTTGCCTTAGCAGAAAGTATAGGTAGTATGGCCTCGTATATTTTTCTTGATGCACAGCAATTTTCCATACGTGGTATTGAAATTTCTGCTAACCATGTCAAAGGTGTTCGTGATGGCGATGTGTTTGCAAAAGCTACTATTTTGCATAAAGGAAGAACTACCCAACTGTGGGAAATTAAGATTACAAATGAAGAAGGTAAACTGGTCTCGTTCTGTAAATTGACCACAATAGCTTTACCAAAGAAAAAATAA
- a CDS encoding alpha/beta hydrolase — MDYSENTVSYTTTNSYATLNSLTSQTKNVWIVLHGIGYLSRYFLRYFDELPPEENYIIAPQAPSKYYLNNTYRRVGASWLTKEGTEQETQNVLAYLDAVYAAQEFPENCNFIILGYSQGVSIATRWVAQRKIKCNQLVLYAGGIPNELKASDFSFLKENHTKVTTLVGDTDEYITKERRETESKKIDHLFAGKAEQIFFEGGHEIKKELILNLV; from the coding sequence ATGGATTATTCTGAAAATACGGTATCTTATACCACCACAAATAGCTATGCTACGTTAAACTCGCTCACAAGTCAAACTAAAAACGTTTGGATTGTACTGCATGGCATTGGCTATTTAAGTCGATATTTCTTAAGGTATTTTGATGAATTACCTCCTGAAGAAAACTATATTATTGCACCTCAAGCACCATCAAAATACTATTTAAACAATACATATAGGCGCGTTGGAGCCAGCTGGCTTACCAAAGAAGGTACAGAACAAGAAACACAAAATGTTTTGGCCTATCTAGATGCTGTGTATGCCGCACAAGAGTTTCCGGAAAATTGTAATTTTATAATACTTGGATACTCACAAGGAGTTTCGATCGCCACAAGATGGGTAGCTCAAAGAAAGATAAAGTGCAATCAATTAGTGCTTTATGCTGGAGGTATTCCTAATGAATTAAAAGCATCTGACTTTAGTTTCTTAAAAGAAAATCACACCAAGGTGACTACACTGGTTGGGGACACGGATGAGTATATAACTAAGGAGAGACGGGAAACCGAATCCAAAAAAATAGATCATCTATTTGCAGGAAAAGCAGAACAAATTTTCTTCGAAGGCGGGCACGAAATAAAAAAAGAACTCATCCTAAATCTGGTATAA
- a CDS encoding GNAT family N-acetyltransferase: MNTAFILENELVKLVPLKKEHTKELWPIAQQIDLYQYGSNDVSTIQKLENYIETALTEEKQKKSIPFVIYNKITNDCIGSTRFGHIDYKNRVLHIGWTWISPATRGTGFNHQMKFLMLSYAFEKMDFEKVEFRIDERNIRSRKAVEKLGASLEGILRKNVITKSDFRRSSCCYGILNEEWADIKQSKFKNFI; this comes from the coding sequence ATGAATACAGCTTTTATTTTGGAAAATGAATTGGTGAAGCTCGTTCCTTTAAAAAAAGAACATACCAAAGAACTCTGGCCAATTGCACAGCAAATAGACCTTTACCAATATGGTTCTAATGATGTTTCTACAATTCAAAAATTAGAGAACTATATAGAGACAGCTTTGACCGAAGAAAAGCAGAAAAAATCTATTCCTTTCGTTATTTATAATAAAATAACCAATGATTGCATAGGTAGTACCCGTTTTGGTCATATTGACTATAAAAACAGAGTATTACATATTGGTTGGACGTGGATTTCTCCTGCCACCCGTGGTACTGGTTTTAACCATCAAATGAAATTTTTGATGTTAAGCTACGCTTTTGAAAAGATGGATTTTGAGAAAGTGGAATTCCGAATTGATGAGCGAAACATACGTTCTAGAAAAGCGGTAGAAAAATTAGGGGCGAGTTTAGAAGGAATCCTAAGAAAGAACGTCATCACCAAAAGTGATTTCAGAAGAAGTTCATGCTGTTACGGAATCCTGAACGAGGAATGGGCAGATATTAAACAATCAAAATTTAAAAACTTTATATGA
- a CDS encoding VOC family protein: MNQAIAQVTLVVKDYDEAIVFYTNKLGFKLVDNIQLDDNKRWVTVSPPSLNGLSLLLAEATNDEQRKAIGNQSGGRVFLFLHTDDFWRDYKKMKDQAVEFNEDPRDEPYGTVVVFKDLYGNLWDLIERK; the protein is encoded by the coding sequence ATGAATCAAGCCATAGCACAAGTAACCCTAGTAGTTAAAGATTATGATGAAGCCATTGTCTTCTACACTAATAAATTAGGCTTTAAACTGGTAGACAACATTCAATTAGATGATAACAAAAGGTGGGTTACGGTATCTCCTCCTAGTCTAAACGGACTATCGCTTTTACTAGCTGAAGCTACGAATGACGAACAACGAAAAGCTATAGGAAACCAATCTGGTGGTCGTGTTTTTCTATTTCTGCACACCGATGATTTTTGGAGAGATTACAAAAAAATGAAAGACCAAGCTGTAGAATTCAACGAAGACCCTCGTGATGAGCCCTACGGAACCGTTGTCGTATTTAAAGATTTGTACGGAAACCTCTGGGACCTTATCGAAAGAAAATAG
- a CDS encoding NAD(P)/FAD-dependent oxidoreductase, producing the protein MSKKVIIIGGGIVGLSSAYFLSKEGHDVTVIDKSDITSGASFVNAGYITPSHIIPLASPGMIAKGIKMMFNSASPFYMKPRWDTEFFKWSWYFHKSSTKEKVAKAIPIIKDINVLSRELFGAIKASGDLGDFQLERKGLLMLYKTQEAYLHEKDVANKASFLGLEVQELDQKQLAKLEPEVAIDAKGAIHYECDAHSTPTQFMPKIVAYLKSARVKIRTNEEVLDLEVKGNRILKIKTSKGNYTADEVILAAGSWSGKIAKKIRMDLPLQGGKGYSINVARPTGIAIPAILMESKMAVTPMDGFTRFAGTMEFSGNNDFVRKERVMAIASGAKNFYPTVDINANEIASVKTGLRPVSPDGLPYIGRSSKWANLTFATGHAMMGWSLGPATGKLISEIIDERKVSMNIDAFSPDRRF; encoded by the coding sequence TTGAGTAAGAAAGTTATCATAATAGGAGGAGGAATTGTGGGGTTAAGTTCTGCATATTTCTTAAGCAAGGAAGGTCATGATGTTACGGTAATAGATAAATCCGATATTACATCTGGAGCTTCGTTTGTAAATGCAGGTTACATTACTCCTAGTCACATTATTCCACTGGCGTCCCCGGGCATGATTGCCAAGGGCATTAAGATGATGTTCAATTCTGCGAGTCCATTTTATATGAAACCTAGATGGGATACCGAGTTCTTTAAATGGTCATGGTATTTTCATAAATCATCTACCAAAGAAAAAGTGGCTAAAGCTATTCCTATTATTAAAGACATCAATGTTCTGAGTAGAGAACTTTTTGGGGCTATAAAAGCTTCGGGTGATTTAGGTGATTTTCAATTGGAGCGTAAAGGGTTATTGATGCTTTATAAAACCCAAGAGGCTTATCTTCATGAGAAAGATGTGGCAAATAAAGCCAGTTTTTTAGGCCTAGAAGTACAAGAACTAGATCAGAAACAATTGGCAAAGTTAGAACCAGAGGTTGCTATAGATGCAAAAGGAGCTATTCACTATGAATGTGATGCACACTCTACGCCAACTCAGTTTATGCCAAAAATAGTAGCTTATCTAAAAAGCGCAAGAGTAAAGATTAGAACGAATGAAGAAGTTCTGGATTTAGAAGTAAAAGGAAATCGGATTCTCAAGATTAAAACTTCTAAAGGCAACTATACAGCGGATGAAGTAATACTTGCAGCTGGCTCATGGAGTGGCAAAATCGCAAAAAAAATTAGGATGGACTTACCTCTGCAAGGAGGTAAAGGCTACAGTATAAATGTTGCGAGGCCCACAGGAATAGCCATTCCTGCTATTCTTATGGAGTCAAAAATGGCGGTTACACCAATGGATGGTTTCACACGGTTTGCCGGCACAATGGAGTTTTCTGGCAACAACGATTTTGTTAGAAAAGAGCGAGTTATGGCTATTGCCAGCGGAGCAAAAAACTTTTATCCTACCGTAGATATAAACGCAAATGAAATTGCGAGTGTAAAAACAGGATTACGCCCAGTTTCACCGGACGGACTTCCCTATATTGGGCGTTCTTCCAAATGGGCCAATTTGACTTTCGCAACCGGGCATGCTATGATGGGATGGAGTCTAGGGCCGGCTACAGGAAAATTAATTTCTGAAATAATAGACGAGAGAAAAGTGTCCATGAATATCGATGCCTTTTCTCCGGATAGAAGATTTTAG
- a CDS encoding 4-hydroxyproline epimerase, with amino-acid sequence MATRIFTCIDAHTCGNPVRLVAKGGPELIGASMSEKRQHFLKEYDWIRKGLMFEPRGHDMMSGSIFYPPANTENDFGILFIETSGCLPMCGHGTIGAITIGIEEGLLKPKKLGEIRMETPAGLVRITYKQTGNKVDWVKLTNVKSYLAATDLTIESSDLGELVFDVSYGGNFYAIIDSQSNFSGIQDFSAGKLVQLSQEIRDKINLKYPNTFVHPEDETINGVSHILWTGDTISTEATARNAVFYGDKAIDRSPCGTGTSARMAQWHAKGKLKIGEEFIHESFIGSKFIGRIEEETLLNGKIAIYPSIQGWARIYGHNTITIDDDDPYAHGFQVI; translated from the coding sequence ATGGCGACGCGTATTTTCACCTGTATTGATGCCCACACCTGTGGAAACCCAGTAAGGTTAGTAGCTAAGGGAGGACCTGAACTTATAGGTGCATCCATGAGTGAGAAACGTCAGCATTTCCTAAAAGAATACGATTGGATTCGTAAAGGGTTAATGTTCGAGCCTAGGGGTCATGATATGATGAGTGGTAGCATTTTTTATCCACCAGCAAATACTGAAAATGACTTTGGTATTCTGTTTATAGAAACCAGTGGTTGTCTGCCTATGTGTGGTCACGGTACTATTGGAGCCATCACCATAGGTATTGAAGAAGGATTACTTAAACCAAAAAAGCTGGGTGAAATTCGAATGGAAACACCGGCTGGGCTTGTTAGAATAACCTATAAGCAAACAGGAAATAAAGTAGATTGGGTAAAGTTGACGAATGTAAAATCGTATTTGGCCGCTACAGATTTAACAATTGAAAGTTCTGATTTAGGTGAATTGGTATTTGATGTTTCTTATGGCGGTAATTTTTATGCGATAATAGACTCACAATCCAATTTTTCAGGCATTCAAGATTTTTCAGCAGGCAAACTGGTTCAATTGAGTCAAGAAATTCGAGATAAAATAAATTTAAAATACCCCAATACATTCGTCCATCCGGAGGATGAAACCATTAATGGAGTAAGTCATATTTTATGGACAGGAGATACTATTTCTACCGAAGCAACCGCTCGCAATGCTGTTTTTTATGGAGATAAGGCAATTGATAGGTCGCCTTGCGGTACGGGAACTTCCGCGAGAATGGCACAATGGCATGCCAAAGGAAAATTAAAAATAGGAGAGGAGTTCATTCATGAAAGCTTTATAGGTTCAAAATTTATAGGTAGGATAGAAGAAGAAACTCTTTTGAACGGTAAAATAGCTATTTACCCCAGCATTCAAGGTTGGGCCAGAATATACGGCCATAATACCATTACAATTGATGACGACGACCCTTATGCACATGGGTTTCAGGTTATATAA